A DNA window from Gillisia sp. Hel1_33_143 contains the following coding sequences:
- a CDS encoding YifB family Mg chelatase-like AAA ATPase: MLVKVYGSAVFGVEATTITVEVNVANGIGYHLVGLPDNAIKESSFRISAALQNNSFNFPGKKITVNMAPADLRKEGSAYDLTLAIGILAASKQIKAENISDYIIMGELSLDGSLQPIKGALPIAIKAKAEGFKGFILPQQNVKEAAIVSGINVYGISNITEVTNFFDKDIPLEATVINTREEFKNAQEHLDHDFADVKGQESIKRCMEIAAAGGHNVILIGPPGAGKTMLAKRLPSILPPMTLHEALETTKIHSVVGRIKDNVGLMSQRPFRSPHHTISDVALVGGGAYPQPGEISLSHNGVLFLDELPEFKRGVLEVLRQPLEDREVTISRAKFTVTYPSSFMLVASMNPSPSGFFNDPSAPMNSSPAEMQRYLSKISGPLLDRIDIHIEVTPVPFEKLSEERTGESSVEIRKRVTRARQLQTHRFESFENVHYNAQMSVKQIREFCMLEDSSKQLLKNAMEKLNLSARAYDRILKVSRTIADLENSESIKGAHISEAIQYRSLDREGWLG, from the coding sequence ATGTTGGTAAAAGTATATGGGAGTGCTGTTTTTGGGGTAGAAGCTACCACAATAACAGTAGAAGTGAACGTTGCTAATGGTATTGGATATCATTTAGTGGGTTTGCCAGATAATGCCATTAAAGAAAGTAGCTTTAGAATTTCTGCTGCTTTGCAGAATAATTCCTTCAATTTTCCTGGTAAAAAAATAACAGTTAATATGGCTCCGGCAGATCTTCGAAAGGAGGGTTCTGCTTACGACCTTACTTTAGCTATTGGCATTCTTGCTGCCTCCAAGCAAATTAAAGCCGAGAACATTTCAGATTATATCATCATGGGTGAGCTTTCTTTAGATGGAAGCTTACAACCAATTAAGGGCGCTCTTCCAATTGCGATCAAAGCAAAAGCTGAAGGTTTTAAAGGATTTATTCTTCCTCAGCAAAATGTGAAAGAAGCTGCTATTGTTAGTGGAATTAATGTATACGGAATAAGTAATATTACCGAGGTCACTAATTTCTTTGATAAGGATATTCCGTTAGAAGCTACGGTTATTAATACCAGAGAAGAATTTAAAAATGCCCAGGAACATCTAGATCATGACTTTGCTGATGTGAAGGGCCAGGAATCGATAAAGCGCTGTATGGAAATTGCAGCTGCCGGTGGTCATAATGTAATTCTTATTGGTCCACCAGGTGCAGGGAAGACGATGTTAGCAAAAAGACTACCCAGTATTCTTCCTCCTATGACGCTACATGAAGCTTTAGAAACAACTAAAATACACAGCGTAGTGGGCAGAATTAAAGACAATGTAGGTCTTATGTCTCAAAGGCCTTTCAGGAGCCCGCATCACACTATTTCTGATGTAGCTTTGGTTGGTGGTGGTGCATATCCGCAACCGGGGGAAATTTCTCTTTCTCATAACGGGGTTTTATTTTTAGATGAATTACCAGAATTTAAACGAGGTGTTTTAGAAGTGTTACGACAGCCTTTAGAAGATAGAGAAGTTACTATTTCGAGGGCGAAATTCACTGTTACATATCCATCCAGTTTTATGTTGGTAGCTAGTATGAACCCTAGTCCGAGTGGGTTCTTCAATGATCCTTCAGCTCCAATGAATTCTTCTCCGGCAGAAATGCAACGGTATTTGAGCAAAATTAGCGGGCCCTTACTGGATAGGATAGATATCCATATTGAAGTAACTCCCGTTCCTTTTGAGAAATTAAGCGAAGAACGAACAGGAGAGAGTAGTGTAGAGATCAGAAAAAGAGTAACTAGGGCTAGGCAGCTTCAGACACATAGATTTGAAAGTTTTGAGAATGTTCATTATAATGCCCAAATGAGCGTAAAGCAGATTAGAGAATTTTGTATGTTGGAAGATAGTTCAAAGCAATTACTGAAGAATGCTATGGAGAAATTAAATCTATCAGCCAGAGCTTATGATAGGATCTTAAAAGTATCCAGAACAATTGCAGATCTAGAAAATTCAGAAAGCATAAAAGGTGCGCATATTTCTGAAGCTATTCAATACAGAAGTCTAGATAGAGAGGGTTGGTTAGGTTAA